From the genome of Malus sylvestris chromosome 6, drMalSylv7.2, whole genome shotgun sequence, one region includes:
- the LOC126626799 gene encoding DEAD-box ATP-dependent RNA helicase 5-like: MFMYIVEVGVGFYNPPNYIIVSSTGFKCLCIGPLGVYELLNLYKLFVGELVVNICLLLSETPISGNCVKMYSILSETYFQIATDVDARGLDIPDVEVVINYSFPLTTEDYVHRIGWTERAGKKGVAHTFFTHRTKGLAGEMVNVLREASQIVPEALLKFGTYVKKKESKLYGAHFKEIPAYALKSQKITFNSDDED, encoded by the exons ATGTTCATGTATATCGTGGAAGTCGGGGTAGGTTTTTACAATCCTCCCAACTATATTATAGTCTCTTCCACCGGGTTTAAATGTTTGTGTATAGGCCCTTTAGGGGTATATGAGTTATTAAATCTGTACAAACTTTTTGTTGGGGAACTTGTGGTTAACATATGCTTACTTCTATCTGAAACACCTATATCTGGGAACTGTGTTAAAATGTATTCCATTTTATCTGAAACATATTTCCAGATAGCTACTGATGTGGATGCTCGTGGATTGGATATTCCAGATGTTGAAGTAGTGATTAACTATAGTTTTCCTCTTACTACTGAGGATTATGTCCACCGAATTGGGTGGACTGAACGGGCTGGAAAGAAGGGTGTTGCTCATACTTTTTTCACACATCGGACCAAG GGACTTGCGGGGGAGATGGTCAATGTTCTCAGAGAAGCCAGCCAAATTGTTCCTGAAGCCTTGTTGAAATTTGGCACTTATGTTAAGAAAAAG GAGTCCAAACTTTACGGAGCTCACTTTAAAGAGATTCCTGCATATGCTCTAAAGTCTCAAAAAATAACCTTCAACTCTGATGATGAAGATTAG
- the LOC126625264 gene encoding disease resistance protein RPM1-like: MAESVVTFLLDRLTSLIEQEVRLFSGVRAQIEDIIDELERIKAFLRVADAKEDDDPQLKVWVKQVRDVAYEIEDALDKFRLSHSHVHRHGFHASLRKLSRIIKKLIARRQIAGDIQTIKSKIRSLSEGHVKYKLDVDPGSSKARKPWFRQGDALLLEEADLVAIGEPKRQLIELLMAGESGRQAISVVGMGGLGKTTLVKQVYEDARVQKRFKVHAWITVSQPFKIKRLLRHVVQKIFQVIRKPVPEEVDSMNTDQLRERIKKLLQQTRYLIVLDDLWNNDVWDAINHALPHNGNGSRVMITTRNAAVASASSMENHGMVYHLEPLSPEESWTLFCRKTFPENSCPPNLEGICQSILRKCGGLPLAIVAISAVLATKDKRNIEEWAAVSGSIGAQIEENGQLDNMKKLLYLSFSDLPYHLKSCFLYLSIFPDLYQIDHMRLIRLWMAEGFVIEREGKTPEEVAESYLKELLDRSLIQAAEIATDGRVKSCRIHDLLREIIILKSREQNFAAIEKEQGTMWPDKVRRLSIFNTLQNVMPKRTPSHLRSLLIFGVEDSLTEFSIPKLFPKGLPLLTVLDLQGAPLDMFPREVVNLLLLRYLSLRDTKVKQIPSSIRKLQNLETLDLKHSLVVELPPEILNLKRLRHLLVYRYEVESYARFNSRFGVKVPAGICGLQSLQKLCFIEANHDNGALMAELGRMNQLRRLGIFKLRTEDGVTVCSSVEKLTNLRSLSVSSVEKEMIIDLTQISCPPQFLQRLYLTGRLENLPHWISSLHNLVRLFLKWSRLKEDPLVHLQGLPNLVHLELLQVYDGERLHFKEGGFPSLKLLGIDKLEGVEEIIIDEGAMPCLEKLIIQRCNLLKKVPSGIEHLKSLKLLEFFDMPDELIQSLLPDGGEDHGKVAHIQAVYYSYWRGGGWDVNSLEIIHPATSSAMRRLEPNILWKA; this comes from the coding sequence ATGGCAGAAAGTGTAGTTACCTTCTTGCTCGACAGGCTCACCTCCTTGATTGAACAGGAGGTGAGGCTATTCTCAGGGGTCCGAGCCCAGATCGAGGATATAATCGATGAGTTGGAGCGCATTAAGGCCTTCTTAAGAGTTGCTGATGCAAAGGAAGATGACGACCCTCAGCTCAAAGTGTGGGTCAAACAAGTCAGAGATGTGGCTTATGAGATTGAAGATGCGCTTGATAAATTCAGGCTGTCCCATTCACATGTTCATAGGCATGGATTCCATGCATCCCTTCGTAAGCTTTCTCGCATCATCAAGAAATTAATAGCCCGGCGACAAATTGCTGGTGATATCCAAACCATCAAATCAAAGATCAGAAGCCTCTCCGAGGGACATGTCAAATACAAGCTTGATGTTGACCCTGGCTCAAGCAAGGCTCGGAAGCCTTGGTTCCGTCAAGGCGATGCCCTTTTGCTGGAAGAGGCTGATCTGGTGGCAATCGGTGAGCCCAAAAGGCAGCTGATTGAGTTGCTTATGGCGGGTGAATCTGGACGCCAGGCAATCTCGGTGGTTGGGATGGGAGGACTGGGGAAAACGACCTTGGTAAAGCAAGTGTACGAGGATGCAAGAGTTCAGAAACGTTTTAAGGTACATGCTTGGATCACTGTTTCTCAACCATTCAAGATAAAGCGGCTCCTAAGACACGTAGTTCAGAAAATCTTCCAAGTTATCAGGAAACCAGTCCCTGAAGAAGTTGATAGTATGAACACCGACCAGCTAAGAGAGAGAATCAAAAAATTACTGCAGCAGACCAGGTACCTGATTGTTCTAGATGACCTTTGGAACAACGATGTGTGGGATGCCATCAATCATGCACTGCCCCACAACGGTAATGGTAGTCGTGTAATGATCACTACCCGTAATGCTGCTGTAGCCTCTGCCTCTAGCATGGAAAACCACGGTATGGTCTACCATTTAGAGCCCTTGTCTCCAGAAGAGTCTTGGACTCTTTTCTGCAGGAAGACATTTCCAGAAAACTCATGTCCGCCCAACTTGGAGGGAATTTGTCAAAGTATCTTAAGGAAATGCGGGGGACTGCCCCTTGCAATTGTGGCAATCAGTGCTGTTCTGGCTACAAAAGACAAGAGAAACATAGAGGAATGGGCTGCCGTTTCTGGAAGCATTGGTGCTCAAATTGAGGAAAATGGCCAACTTGATAACATGAAAAAGTTGTTGTACCTCAGTTTCAGTGACTTACCATACCATCTCAAGTCTTGTTTCTTGTATCTAAGTATCTTTCCCGACCTCTATCAAATCGACCATATGAGATTAATTCGATTATGGATGGCTGAAGGATTTGTTATTGAAAGGGAAGGAAAGACACCAGAAGAAGTTGCTGAGAGTTACCTGAAGGAGCTATTGGACAGAAGTTTGATCCAAGCAGCAGAAATAGCAACTGACGGGAGGGTCAAATCATGCCGGATCCATGATCTTTTACGGGAGATTATCATCTTGAAGTCTAGAGAGCAAAACTTTGCAGCAATAGAGAAAGAGCAAGGTACTATGTGGCCGGACAAAGTTCGACGCCTGTCAATTTTTAACACATTGCAGAATGTAATGCCAAAGAGGACCCCTTCTCATCTACGCTCGCTGCTCATTTTTGGGGTAGAAGATTCACTTACTGAGTTTTCGATACCAAAATTGTTTCCTAAAGGTCTTCCGCTGCTTACGGTATTAGACTTGCAAGGTGCACCTCTAGACATGTTTCCAAGAGAGGTTGTCAACCTTCTTCTTCTCAGGTATCTTAGTTTGAGGGATACCAAGGTGAAACAAATCCCAAGCTCCATCAGGAAGCTTCAAAACCTAGAGACCCTGGATCTTAAACATTCTCTTGTtgttgagttgcctccagaaaTTTTGAATCTCAAGCGCCTTCGCCATCTCCTGGTGTATCGGTATGAAGTTGAATCTTATGCACGCTTTAATTCCAGATTTGGAGTTAAGGTTCCTGCAGGAATATGTGGCTTGCAGTCGCTCCAAAAGCTGTGTTTTATTGAGGCAAATCATGACAATGGTGCTTTAATGGCTGAACTTGGCAGAATGAATCAACTCAGGAGGTTGGGCATTTTCAAGTTGAGGACAGAAGATGGGGTCACCGTGTGCTCATCGGTTGAAAAGCTGACCAACCTTCGCTCGCTGTCTGTATCTTCTGTGGAGAAGGAGATGATAATTGATCTGACACAAATTTCTTGTCCTCCACAGTTCCTTCAGCGACTATATTTGACAGGGCGTTTAGAAAACTTACCGCACTGGATTTCTTCTCTTCATAACTTGGTGAGACTCTTTTTGAAATGGAGTCGGCTAAAGGAGGATCCTCTGGTACATCTCCAAGGTTTGCCAAATCTGGTACATCTTGAACTGCTTCAGGTTTATGATGGAGAACGCTTGCATTTTAAGGAAGGAGGGTTTCCAAGTCTAAAGCTATTAGGTATCGACAAATTAGAAGGAGTGGAAGAGATTATCATAGATGAGGGAGCAATGCCCTGTCTAGAAAAGTTGATAATCCAGCGCTGCAACTTGTTGAAGAAGGTCCCATCAGGCATCGAGCAtttaaaaagtttaaaattGCTAGAATTTTTCGATATGCCAGATGAATTGATCCAGTCACTACTTCCTGATGGTGGAGAAGATCATGGGAAAGTTGCTCACATTCAAGCAGTTTACTATTCCTATTGGAGAGGTGGGGGTTGGGATGTGAATTCATTAGAGATCATTCATCCAGCAACTTCTTCTGCCATGAGGAGGCTTGAACCTAATATCCTATGGAAAGCATAG
- the LOC126625263 gene encoding disease resistance protein RPM1-like, producing MAESAVNFVLDKIKPFFENGVQLLRGVRAELVYLKGELERMRALLRDADAMEESDEELKVWVKQVRNVAYDAEDLLDEFAILQAYNSQSVQMYCPYYRLCGCVKDLKAHYRVAWELQSINTRIRDIFAVYKRLLPKLNAVKGSIFNNPGDTWHDRREDALLLENTDVVGIHKRKKKLVRMLVEGGSGLEVVSVTGMGGMGKTTLVKKVYDDDEVKKHFKPRAWITVSQSFRVEDLLKDIIHKLFDAIRRPVPEGVHDKNSNELKAIIKNFLQKRRYLIVLDDVWHADKWETVKYALPKGKFGSRIMLTTRNAVFTTCSESKSKVYHLKPLPADESWKLFIKKAFLGKPCPPYLVERCQGIVKRCEGLPLAIVAISGVLATKDKRRIDEWDFICRSLGAELHGNNKLEDLKKVLSLSFNDLPYYLKACFLYLSLFPEGHLIRRMRLIRLWIAEGFVEAIEGRTLEEVAEDYLKELLNRNLILVGDTTSDGRVKTYRLHGLLREIIISKSRDQNFAAIVKDQNTIWPDRVRRLSIHNALETVQEKRSVPQLRSLFMFGAVARSSMRKYFATGFRLLGVLDLEAAPLKKFPREILDLFYLKYLSLRKTQVKFIPRSIGNLSNLETLDLKKTNVTELPLEILKLQKLRHLLVYRLKNESYAHFYSKFGFSALSNIGELQSLQKLCFIEANDQSCGMTMRELGKLKQLRRLGIMKLRKQDGLALCLSIESLTKLRALSVTSTGESEVIDLHHISSPPQFLERLYLIGRLEEMPNWIPSLNSLARLFLKWSQLEDDPLVHLQDLPNLIHLELLHACDSDMLSFNGRGFKKLKVLGLDKFDKLQCVKVEEGAMPCLEKLTIQRCKSMKRVPSGVKHLTKLKLLEFFEMPNELILKLRPDGEGEDYEEVQHIPDVYSAYWRDGGWDVYSIESFGEIENAPVRRRHDQLRPLWKV from the exons ATGGCAGAGAGTGCGGTCAACTTTGTGCTCGACAAGATCAAACCGTTTTTCGAAAATGGGGTTCAACTGCTCAGAGGGGTTCGAGCAGAACTTGTGTACCTCAAAGGGGAATTGGAGCGCATGAGAGCCTTACTGAGGGATGCCGATGCAATGGAAGAAAGTGACGAGGAGCTCAAAGTATGGGTTAAGCAAGTGCGAAATGTTGCTTATGACGCAGAAGATCTTCTAGATGAATTTGCGATTCTCCAAGCTTATAACAGTCAAAGCGTCCAAATGTACTGTCCATACTATAGGCTCTGTGGCTGTGTCAAGGACTTGAAAGCTCATTACCGGGTTGCTTGGGAGTTACAGAGCATCAACACCCGAATTCGAGATATTTTTGCAGTTTACAAAAGACTTCTTCCAAAGCTTAATGCTGTGAAAGGTTCAATATTTAACAATCCAG GTGACACATGGCATGACCGACGAGAGGATGCTCTTCTTTTAGAAAACACAGATGTTGTGGGCATACACAAGCGTAAAAAGAAACTTGTCAGGATGCTGGTCGAGGGTGGCTCTGGACTTGAAGTAGTTTCAGTCACTGGCATGGGAGGTATGGGGAAGACCACCTTGGTGAAGAAAGTCTACGATGATGATGAAGTGAAGAAACATTTCAAGCCCCGTGCTTGGATCACGGTTTCTCAATCTTTTCGGGTAGAGGATCTCCTTAAAGACATTATTCACAAACTCTTTGATGCAATCAGGAGGCCAGTTCCAGAAGGTGTGCACGACAAGAATAGCAATGAATTGAAAGCAATAATTAAGAACTTTCTGCAGAAAAGGAGGTACCTGATTGTTCTTGATGATGTATGGCACGCTGACAAATGGGAAACTGTCAAATATGCTCTGCCCAAAGGGAAGTTTGGCAGCAGAATCATGCTCACTACGCGTAATGCTGTATTCACCACTTGCTCGGAATCCAAAAGCAAGGTCTATCACTTGAAGCCCTTGCCTGCTGACGAGTCCTGGAAGCTGTTCATTAAGAAGGCATTTCTGGGGAAGCCATGTCCTCCTTATTTGGTGGAAAGATGTCAAGGTATCGTGAAAAGGTGTGAGGGCTTGCCCCTTGCAATTGTGGCAATAAGCGGGGTACTGGCTACAAAAGACAAGCGCAGGATAGATGAATGGGATTTCATTTGCCGCAGTCTTGGAGCTGAACTTCATGGCAATAACAAACTTGAAGATTTAAAGAAAGTACTTTCTCTGAGTTTTAATGATTTGCCCTATTATCTCAAGGCTTGCTTCCTATACTTGAGCCTCTTTCCCGAGGGTCATCTGATTCGGCGTATGAGACTGATTCGCTTATGGATAGCAGAAGGATTTGTCGAAGCTATAGAAGGAAGAACTTTGGAGGAAGTAGCTGAGGACTACCTCAAGGAGCTCTTGAACAGAAATTTGATCCTGGTGGGAGACACCACTAGTGATGGGAGGGTCAAAACTTATCGGCTTCATGGCCTTTTGCGGGAGATTATTATTTCAAAGTCAAGGGATCAAAACTTTGCAGCCATAGTCAAAGACCAGAACACAATATGGCCTGATAGAGTTCGTCGTCTGTCAATACATAATGCATTGGAAACTGTACAAGAAAAAAGGTCAGTTCCTCAACTTCGTTCCTTGTTTATGTTTGGGGCGGTTGCTAGGTCATCCATGAGAAAGTATTTTGCCACTGGGTTTAGGCTGCTTGGGGTTTTAGATTTGGAAGCTGCACCTTTAAAGAAATTTCCAAGGGAAATCCTGGACCTGTTTTATTTAAAGTATCTAAGCTTGAGGAAAACCCAGGTTAAATTCATTCCAAGAAGCATAGGGAATCTTAGTAACCTGGAGACGTTGGATCTCAAAAAGACCAATGTCACTGAATTGCCTCTTGAGATACTGAAGCTCCAAAAACTTCGCCATCTCCTGGTTTATCGTCTTAAGAATGAATCTTATGCACACTTCTATTCCAAGTTTGGCTTCTCGGCGCTTTCAAACATAGGAGAATTGCAGTCCCTGCAAAAGCTCTGCTTTATAGAGGCAAATGATCAGAGTTGTGGGATGACAATGAGGGAGTTAGGTAAGCTTAAGCAATTGAGGAGGCTTGGAATTATGAAATTGAGAAAACAAGATGGATTGGCTTTGTGCTTGTCAATTGAAAGTTTAACCAAGCTGCGTGCGCTTTCTGTAACATCAACGGGAGAGAGTGAGGTTATTGATCTCCATCACATTTCTTCCCCTCCTCAGTTCCTCGAACGCCTATACTTGATAGGACGATTGGAAGAAATGCCGAACTGGATACCTTCACTTAACAGTTTGGCCAGACTGTTTTTGAAATGGAGTCAGTTGGAAGATGATCCACTCGTACATCTTCAAGACCTGCCCAACCTTATTCATCTTGAATTGCTCCATGCTTGTGATAGCGACATGTTATCCTTCAATGGAAGGGGATTCAAAAAGCTCAAGGTCTTGGGTCTCGACAAATTTGACAAGCTCCAATGCGTGAAGGTGGAGGAGGGAGCAATGCCATGCCTTGAGAAGCTAACTATCCAACGATGCAAGTCGATGAAGAGGGTACCCTCGGGAGTGAAGCACCTTACCAAACTGAagttacttgaattctttgaaatgCCGAATGAATTAATCTTGAAACTGCGACCAGATGGAGAAGGCGAAGATTATGAGGAAGTTCAACATATCCCAGATGTTTATTCAGCCTATTGGAGAGATGGGGGCTGGGATGTGTATTCAATAGAGAGCTTCGGGGAGATAGAAAATGCTCCTGTCCGGAGAAGACATGATCAGCTTCGTCCTCTATGGAAGGTTTAA